The following DNA comes from Brassica oleracea var. oleracea cultivar TO1000 chromosome C5, BOL, whole genome shotgun sequence.
CAGATCCATTGTCAGGTGTTCTCTGAGGCCATTCATTCTGCTGCATTTGATGATTTATGAGGTAGAGATTTATTCACCTGTGGGCACTTCCGTTACTTTTAGTGTATGATGAGTTTTCAACAATCAACATGTTCGTGAGTTGGAGGTGGACGTAACAAATATTGTAGCGATGCTTGATTGGCCAAAGCCGACATAATTAAGGGAGTTTTGGGACACATACTATTGAAAGTTTGTCCTTGATCAGGGGTTTATCGCTCGGCCATTGACCAATCTCCAGGCTCTCACATACTCCAAGATTAGCTCTCTGTGATTACTCACTGCGGCTTGTGACCCAGACTTATGACTCGAGTGAAGGCACAAGTATTGTGCTATTACCAAATGACAAACCAATCGCGTTTCATGAGAAGAGCATTGGGTGTTTTGAAGCAATCGTGATCAAAAGTATGCTAGAGAGATGCTGGCCAAGTGAGCGTAATTCACGCTTGGAAACTTTACATCATTGGTTAAGACATTAGTTTATGGAATTAAAAAGTACAAAGGTGCTCAATAATGTCGGGAAAAAGATGAGGGAGATTTTGATGCTTGATTGTCATCTCTGTAACATCCACTGCAAAATGTCCTTCCTGATTACACCATCGAACCCGCTGCCTCTTACATAGCTCGGAGGAATCAGACTGGCGGCTGCACCGGCACTGTAATGCCTGAACTGAGTAGTAATTCCATTAGGTCTAGGTGGCTGGATCATGGTAGAGACGGTCGGGCTGTGCTGGAAGTGTTTCAGTGAAGAGAACAAGTGCCTATCGGATTCACGTTTTTGTGGACTCTGCGTCGTGTTTGATTTGGGACGACTCGACTCCGATAGACTTTTTGCCTTGTCAACGTTGGAGTTTGGTTCAGGTCGAGTACGGATCTGAGCAGCTGGTTTCATCCGGTCGAGCCAACGGAGAATCCAGTTGCCGAGATTCCGACCAACTTCAATGTCTCTATGCTGAATGTTCTTGTGAACGGAAACTGCCACATCGAAAATTTTACGAGTCCTCCTGCAAACAACACGCAAGAGAAAGAGATTCGAATCAATGCATAAGCAAATAAAAAGCTAAGTTTCCGTCATATCTCAGAAAAGAGGATACCACAATGATGTACAAGAAAGATGGGATCACTCTCTTGAAAACAAAGTCAACGAATCATACACTTATATAATCATTACTTACGAGCCGATTCAATGATCATTTTCACAATACTGATTGTTTTATTTTTGCATTGATGCTAATCTGTTTTTAAGCAAACGATTGAAATAGACTCTCACTCACGTAACATCAGGAGTAAAGAAAAATCTCACCGATGAAGAAATTGACGGATCTTCGGATTCTTCGGACTAACAATCCGACGTTGGATCTTCAAGGCGAGCCTATAAGTCCGCCTCAGCCCCAAGAAGTAGGCTGTTCCCAGAGTTATCTCCCACAGCACCATCGTTCGTTCCCTTCTAGAATATTCTCCCTCACTTACGTTTTTTAGTCTGATGATCGCCGCTTCGTCAGTTGCTGCTGATCTTCGCCGTGAGTTTTATCAGTGACGCCGTCCATTTAACTTAATGTGCAAATATGGGCCGAACGGCCCATTATAATAATGGATATATTAAAGCCCAGATTACTGCAGGAGTAGGTAGACAAGTTCTCGTCCTGTTCTTGCTTCTTTCACGTGTCTTTTACGACTTGGATAGAATAAAACCCAAATTCCTCTCTTGGAAGCAATTTCGAATTTCGTTTTGCTTCTTTTTTTTGTCCGACACAAATCCCTCTGTAATCTCGAGAACAACGGTTGCAAGATTCTTACTTTTTTTGTCAGAGAGATGAGCTTTCAGGATTTGGAAGCGGGGAGGCCGTTGAGATCACAAAGGAAATTGATAAACGGGAACAAGGAAGGAGGAACACAAGCGGTGGCGTCTGGAATCTTTGAGATCAACACGGCCGTTTCTACCTTCCAGCGCCTTGTTAACACTCTCGGTACTCCTAAGGATACGCCCGACCTCCGTGACAAGCTGTGAGTCTCGTCTTGATCTTTAGGGGGTTTTCTATGGAATCATGAAATTCGATCTCAGTCTAGGGCTTTCGTATGGGGTTTGTCTCTCTCATATGTTAAATCTGCCTAAATTGAGTTTCGTGCTTGAGAAGAAACTCATTTGGCTCCCTTGGTTATGTCTTTAGAGGCAAAACCAATGTTGGAGTTACTTAGGATTGCTTTGTTTGTTGTCTGGATGGATAGGGTTTTTTTTATGGAATCATGGGATTTTATGTCAGTAGTCTACGTTTAGGGTTTTCGTATGGATAGGCAAAAGCTTGAGACTTTACTCACTTGGTTCTTTATATCTTCCCTTTGATCATGTCTTTGAGGCAAAACCCATTTTGAAGTTAACTAGGGATTGCTTTGGTTTGTCAGGCACAAGACAAGGTTACATATTGGGCAGTTGGTAAAGGACACTTCGACGAAACTTAAAGAAGCTAGCGAAACTGATCATCATCGAGATGTTTCTGTAAGTGTTGTTTGCCGAGTTTGTAAGATGTTTTGTCTAATTTTTATTCACTAATTTATTAAGATTCGGACATATTTGCTGCAGCAAAGTAAGAAGATTGCAGATGCTAAGCTTGCAAAGGACTTCGAAGCTGTGCTTAAAGATTTTCAGAAGGTACAGCGAGTTGCAGCTGAAAGAGAAACTTCTTACACTCCTTTCGATCCAAAAAGCGATCTTTCTTCAAGGTATTGAATTGATGAGCGGCCTGTAACATAAGAAGCAGAGTTATTATAGTTTAACTTCAACAGTGAATGTATTGTCAGAAACATCTAGTCTTCTACCCTCTTAGCTTGGTTTTAAAAAGCGACCGCTTTGGTCGCCATGGCGCATGGCGAGGTGGAGCGATAGCCTCATCGCCTCAATACTCCATGGCCAGGCCACATACACATGGCGGTCGCTATTCTCCGCTTTCATGCTTTTTGGAAGGCGCTTCTAGCCACGACATGTTGATATTAGACAAACTAGTTTGGTTTGTGTAAACCTAGTCTATCAAACCGACTTTGGTTTAGTAAGGCATATATCCCGTAATCATATTTTTCTCCTCTATCACGTTTAACCTTTCCTAAATATCCCCTGATCATACTTTTCTCTTCTGTGTTTAAGTTTTATTATGGCTGAGAGAGGATGAGTTAGATGACTTTGGTTTTGTGTATGAGTTAGAGTATAAAGATCATAATTCTGAATCTGAGTTTTAGTGTTTAAGGACTTGGTGTTTTGATTTGGTATTTTTAGTTGTTGTTTTGCTATTAAGACTTAGGTGTTTTGCTATTTAGACTTGCTGTTTTTCGTGCTTGTTTTGCTATTTAGGATTCAACTTTAGTGGATTTAGTGTTTTGGATTTAAACATACATATTATTCATTGAACTTAAAGGGAAGTAGCATATAGTTGTTTTGAATTCCTTTTGTCGCTCGCCTTTGGTCGCCATGGCGCTTGCCGCTTGGCGACCACTAGCTCGCTTTGAGTCGCCTCTAGCCATTTAAAACCCAGCCTCTTAGATTGATTGATAGCTCCACCTTTTCGTTTGTTGGAAGCAAACTTGTTGTTGATTTTTAGTCTATTTTACCTGTACCCGTCTTGACTGGTAGCTCTTCACAGGAGTAACATCCCGTGTTCTTACATCCAGCTTGAAGTTATTACTGATGTTTCTATTTTTTCCTAATACCACAGTGAAGTAGACATTGGCCATGATAGATCACAAGAGCAGCGTGTCCTCATGGAATCTAGAAGGTGAGTAAGTTAGACGCCTCAATATCTTTCTGTAAATAAACTCCTGCGTTCATGCTTTCTGACTTTATCTGTAGGCAAGAAGTTGTGTTGCTTGAAAACGAAATATCCTTCAACGAAGCGGTGATAGAGGAAAGAGAACAGGGGATACAAGAAGTTCAGCAGCAAATAGGAGAAGTAAACGAGATTTTCAAAGATCTTGCAGTGCTGGTTCACGACCAAGGAGCCATGATAGGTAAATCTCTCAACTCTCAAGCAAAATCAATGCTTTGAATCCTAATCGCTTCTTAAAATATCTTTCATGCAGATGATATTGGTAGCCACGTCGAGAATGCACATTCGGCAACAGCTCAGGGAAGGTCTCATCTCGTGAAAGCCTCCAGGACACAACGATCAAACTCGTCTCTGGTAAAATGAAAATTGAGAAGGGAATAACAATTGTTTCAGCTTTCATACACTTTACTTTTGTCGGTCTTAATGGTCCTGACTTTCTTTTCTACATTATCTTTATTATGCAGATGTGCTTACTTATGGTGATATTTGGTATCGTTCTACTCATCGTTGTCATAGTACTCGCAGCTTGAGATCGCCTGAAACACACAATCATGTGGTTAAACATTCAAGAGAAGTCTGGTTTTTGGACGATAGAATTCTTCAGTGTTTGAAATTTGAAGCTATACTCGTGTCTTGTATATTCCCTCGACTTCCTTATCTTTCAATTGCTTGTAAAACGAGTCAGTTTGTGTAGCTATCTCAATGGTGTTTAATTGTTTTTGTCAAATGCGTTTAGGCCACAATACTGTTTATAACATATATTAAAAAAAACAGTAAAAATCACTGCAAGTCTGCAACTAACAAGCATCTTTATTTTATCTTATCAAAACAAAATAGTTACAAGAAATCATATTTAAAGAAACATATTGTTCATGATTGTTTGTTTAGTTTTATATTTTATCTACTCTTGAAAAGAAAAATAAAGTTACTTATTATCATCTTCCCAACTATAAAAAAAAAAAGATTCTTACTAGATGTAAGGAGAAAAGAAAAAAAATACAAAAGGTAATAAAATCTCAAAACTAGTGACCTATTTTTATCCTGTAAATTTTTGAAACAAATCCATCACCACTACCTGAAAACCACACATGTTGAGTTTGTTAAAACTGACTGTGACAAGTGTCATACAATGAGATGATCATCATCGACTCATTTTTTATGTATTTAACAACAAAAAGCTCCTTATGCGACCTTGGACTTGAAAACCACAAGTGAGATTGTGAGAATAACAAAATAGATGTCACTTGTGAGAGAGAGATGTCACCAAGAACCACTCACACTCCCTATTCCACCACCACCACATTACCACGGCATCCCCGGAGACCCATCTCCGTCCTCATTTTCGTCATCAAGCCCTGACTCATCATCGCCGGTTCAAACCTTGAACGATCTCGAGAAACTCACCGTTTTAGGAGAAGGAAGCGACGGGACAGTTTACAAAACCCGTCACCGGAGAACCACAGCTCTCTACGCATTAAAACTCATCCGGTCAGATCTCAGCATCACTACTGTTGAAGCTGACACTCTCAAGAGAATTGAATCAAGCTTCATCGTAAAATGCTACGGTTTTTGCTAACTCATCCGATCTTTGTTTCGTGATGGAGCTTATGGAGAAATGATCTCTCCAGGAACTGTTGCTTGCCCAACACGTTTTACCTGACCCGGTGATACCCACTCTGGCTAACAGAATCCTCCAAGGGTTACGTCATCTTCAAGAAATGAGAATAGTCCATGGAGACATAAAGCCTTCGAATCTACTCATTAACAAAAAAGGAGAGGTCAAGATCGCGGATTTTGGTGCGAGCCGGATTGTAACTAGAGGAGACTATGGTTCGAGCGGGACATGTGCGTATATGAGTCCTGAACGTGTGGATCCAGATAAATGGGGTTTTGAAGAGGTTGTTTTTGCAAGGGATGTGTGGTTTTTAGGTGCTGTGGTTCTTGAGTGTTATCTTGGAAGGCATCCATTGACTAAAGTTGGAGATCAACCGGATTGGACGGCTCTGGTTTGTGCGATTTGCTGTAATGAGAAAGCGGAGATTCAAGTGAGTGGTTCGTTTGATGTTTGGAGAAGGACTGGAGGAAGAGAGCCACTGTGGATGAGCTTCTTCATCATCCTTTTGTTAAGAAAAACATATGGGTGACTAGTCTCTCTCACAAGTTTTGTTCTTTTTGATCTGGAGAGTGATAGGTCTGAATATTATGTTTCAGGTTTGGTTTTCAGGATTGATTATTACCATTTCAGTTTCTTTTTGGAACTTTTTAGTTTTACTCAAATTCAGTTTTTGGATAAGATTTCTTTTAATAATACTTTTCCAAATTCAGTTGTGTATTTCTATATATATTTAAAGGTGCAAAGTAGGATCAATAATGACAAACCATAGATCAACGAAACATAGGATATTCTGTTGAATTTAACTTTTCTCTTCTAACAAAAAGGCGAAAAATTCAACAATAGATTGAAACTTCGACATAGATCCACCACACCTTAACAGAGTGTGCAAATGAATAGTTGTAAGGAAGTTTGATATAGAAGGAAGAAACAAAATGATCAGTGCATGAGATGAAAGCATATGATGTTCTTAGGGAACATAGTAGTTTGGTGTTACTTCAAAAAATTCCATAACTTCCAAAATCACGGATTTTGCCTGAAGAGAACCAAAAATATAAGCAGATAGAGTTGAGTTAATAGAGTTTTTGTTTGATTAAATAACAACTAAAGTTATATTGGTTACCTCGAGAGATCTATGGTTTCAGGCGAGAGGAGACCCATTTGTTGGGTCAGATTATCCATCTGTTTCTGCTCTGTCTCACTGTCCTTGGTTCTATCATCCACTGGTGTTACTTCCATATCATCTGGAACAGGGCTTGACATGAGAATGTCTTGAAAGAGTGAAGCATAATCATCAACCGAAGGTTCTAAATCGGGGTCCCTCAGAATGTCGTCAATGTCAAAGGGTAAATCATCATTATTGAACAGATCTGAATCTAGGATAGGACTCAAATCTTCCATGTTTGTTTCCAAGAAATTTTCTGGAGGCACCTCAGCGATATTCTCCTGCAGCATATCAGCAAATTCGGGTAGAGACAGATCATCAGGTGAGGGAATTGCTTCGTCAGGCGTTGGAAACTCAGCTACTGTAACGTTTTCCGGAGTTGCTCCACTTGGTGATGATGATGATTGTATCTCAGAAGCTGTTGGCATCTCCTGAAGAGATATACCCGTTATGTTGTTCGCTGAAATCTCCATCTCTGTTCCTTCTGTACTAGTAGTAGTAGAAGTACTGTTACCTAGAAGGAAACCATCATCGCCGGCTTTGTAAGGTTCCATCTTCATAAGCTGACTAAACATTGCCTTTGCCTGCTCGTGCATTGGAGGTTGATACTTCACTATCTGTCCATCAGGAGAAGCAGAATCCTTATTATTACTGACAATGCCATCTCGCTTGAATCTCCGCTTCTTACTGGTATCACTAATTCGCCTACTACCCTCGTTTTGCTGGTTCTGCTGCTGTAGGAACTGAGATAGAAAATGAGGGCTTTGAACTGCCTTTGCAAGGAACGACATTAACTGTTGTTGCCGATTCTCCATGCCCTGGAGACGCTGGACCATCGTTTGAAGTTGGTTATCAGTGGATTGTTGCTGCTGTCTTAATCTGACGAGTTCTTGCATAAGGACGTTCTTATCTCTTTTAAGCCTCTCAACCTCTTCTTTGAGACCAAATTTGCCAACTTCAACACATGAGCTTACAGATGAGTTCTGCCCAATCGAGTGCTGAGATTGCTGATGTCCATGTCCGTGTGCAGGTTTTCGCCGAGTTATTGTTTTAAGCAAGTGCTTCTGACCTCTTAGGAAACCTTCATTCGC
Coding sequences within:
- the LOC106294932 gene encoding syntaxin-22, with the protein product MSFQDLEAGRPLRSQRKLINGNKEGGTQAVASGIFEINTAVSTFQRLVNTLGTPKDTPDLRDKLHKTRLHIGQLVKDTSTKLKEASETDHHRDVSQSKKIADAKLAKDFEAVLKDFQKVQRVAAERETSYTPFDPKSDLSSSEVDIGHDRSQEQRVLMESRRQEVVLLENEISFNEAVIEEREQGIQEVQQQIGEVNEIFKDLAVLVHDQGAMIDDIGSHVENAHSATAQGRSHLVKASRTQRSNSSLMCLLMVIFGIVLLIVVIVLAA
- the LOC106293129 gene encoding uncharacterized protein LOC106293129 yields the protein MVLWEITLGTAYFLGLRRTYRLALKIQRRIVSPKNPKIRQFLHRRTRKIFDVAVSVHKNIQHRDIEVGRNLGNWILRWLDRMKPAAQIRTRPEPNSNVDKAKSLSESSRPKSNTTQSPQKRESDRHLFSSLKHFQHSPTVSTMIQPPRPNGITTQFRHYSAGAAASLIPPSYVRGSGFDGVIRKDILQWMLQR
- the LOC106294931 gene encoding heat stress transcription factor A-1d, with amino-acid sequence MDRGNRTSTNGGEGGSVTMESTEIQPSPQPQPVAVLTGNAPPPFLSKTYDMVDDPATDSIVSWSANNNSFIVWDPPQFAKDLLPKNFKHNNFSSFVRQLNTYGFRKVDPDKWEFANEGFLRGQKHLLKTITRRKPAHGHGHQQSQHSIGQNSSVSSCVEVGKFGLKEEVERLKRDKNVLMQELVRLRQQQQSTDNQLQTMVQRLQGMENRQQQLMSFLAKAVQSPHFLSQFLQQQNQQNEGSRRISDTSKKRRFKRDGIVSNNKDSASPDGQIVKYQPPMHEQAKAMFSQLMKMEPYKAGDDGFLLGNSTSTTTSTEGTEMEISANNITGISLQEMPTASEIQSSSSPSGATPENVTVAEFPTPDEAIPSPDDLSLPEFADMLQENIAEVPPENFLETNMEDLSPILDSDLFNNDDLPFDIDDILRDPDLEPSVDDYASLFQDILMSSPVPDDMEVTPVDDRTKDSETEQKQMDNLTQQMGLLSPETIDLSRQNP
- the LOC106344640 gene encoding LOW QUALITY PROTEIN: mitogen-activated protein kinase kinase 10 (The sequence of the model RefSeq protein was modified relative to this genomic sequence to represent the inferred CDS: inserted 3 bases in 2 codons; substituted 1 base at 1 genomic stop codon), translating into MSLVRERCHQEPLTLPIPPPPHYHGIPGDPSPSSFSSSSPDSSSPVQTLNDLEKLTVLGEGSDGTVYKTRHRRTTALYALKLIRSDLSITTVEADTLKRIESSFIVKCYXVFANSSDLCFVMELMEKXSLQELLLAQHVLPDPVIPTLANRILQGLRHLQEMRIVHGDIKPSNLLINKKGEVKIADFGASRIVTRGDYGSSGTCAYMSPERVDPDKWGFEEVVFARDVWFLGAVVLECYLGRHPLTKVGDQPDWTALVCAICCNEKAEIQVSGSFXCLEKDWRKRATVDELLHHPFVKKNIWVTSLSHKFCSF